A stretch of Victivallis lenta DNA encodes these proteins:
- a CDS encoding GH39 family glycosyl hydrolase yields MRKIVFAVLLLASALRSGAVALPEQAWQVWSPEAVRPEQFRQENGVFLLQAGPAQEISRHCSIPAEPGEYLLSAELRCTDVENQAVIGLEAWGGGVWKKAVFSPPAKGSGAFVPVQARIEISGEVESLKAVLLLRGPGKAEFRKVALEKAGGNPLLPDAVRSGGTLSLRVTEKETGPVNRRLFGGHYFDIRDRKTAYADMGMSVCREGGPGFFSPGRLNPDGNAWRWEDLDRFLGWSRENRVEVLGLIGGAVPWMMPDGLESPAGWKVFYERWSDFAVEVARHAGTVRHWELWNEPDGGHWFGRPWHAGAKEYAPLYLETARKLKALNPELQVGTGGIADPFRGSIDNWWVPVAKHPGVAELIDFVAIHGYYGDPANQIFARGIDHMRARMRECLGREVPLWVTEFNVHPLEDFTHRGYSFPLQAVMIAEYLALFAQKEIESSQYFCVGWWESDFSPWDGKTGAPRPVFHAYAFWKDFAGTRLAVTNPEEAELPVVACRTDEGARIAYVPARREAKLRIGFEGCSEADRVAVNGFYGDSVIPVVFSRSMAGGVLSVDIDWPQGARALLKVEVRPK; encoded by the coding sequence ATGAGAAAAATTGTTTTTGCCGTGCTGCTTCTTGCATCCGCCCTGCGGTCGGGAGCCGTCGCGCTGCCGGAGCAGGCGTGGCAGGTCTGGAGCCCGGAGGCGGTCCGCCCGGAGCAGTTCCGGCAGGAGAACGGGGTTTTTCTGCTTCAGGCCGGTCCGGCGCAGGAGATCAGCCGGCACTGCTCGATTCCGGCGGAGCCGGGGGAATACCTCCTGTCGGCGGAGCTCAGATGCACCGATGTGGAAAATCAGGCCGTGATCGGCCTTGAAGCGTGGGGCGGCGGCGTCTGGAAAAAGGCCGTGTTTTCGCCCCCCGCCAAGGGAAGCGGGGCGTTTGTGCCGGTTCAGGCGCGGATCGAAATATCAGGCGAGGTTGAGAGTTTGAAAGCGGTTCTACTGCTGCGCGGTCCCGGCAAGGCTGAATTCCGCAAAGTCGCGCTGGAGAAGGCGGGCGGCAATCCCCTGCTGCCGGACGCCGTGCGGAGCGGCGGAACCCTGTCGCTCCGCGTTACGGAGAAGGAGACCGGTCCGGTCAACCGCAGACTGTTCGGCGGCCACTACTTCGATATCCGCGACCGGAAAACCGCTTATGCCGACATGGGCATGAGCGTCTGCCGCGAAGGCGGCCCCGGCTTCTTTTCCCCGGGCCGGCTGAACCCGGACGGGAACGCCTGGCGCTGGGAGGATCTGGACCGCTTTCTCGGCTGGAGCCGGGAGAACCGGGTTGAAGTGCTCGGCCTGATCGGCGGCGCCGTGCCGTGGATGATGCCGGACGGCCTCGAATCCCCGGCGGGCTGGAAGGTGTTTTACGAACGCTGGAGCGATTTCGCCGTTGAGGTCGCCCGGCACGCCGGCACGGTCCGGCACTGGGAGCTCTGGAACGAGCCGGACGGCGGCCACTGGTTCGGCAGACCCTGGCATGCCGGAGCGAAGGAGTATGCGCCGCTCTACCTCGAAACCGCCCGGAAACTCAAGGCGTTGAATCCGGAGCTGCAGGTCGGCACCGGCGGCATCGCCGACCCGTTCCGCGGCAGCATCGATAACTGGTGGGTTCCGGTGGCGAAACATCCGGGCGTTGCGGAGCTGATCGATTTCGTGGCAATCCACGGCTACTACGGTGACCCGGCCAACCAGATTTTCGCCCGCGGCATCGATCACATGCGCGCCCGGATGCGCGAGTGCCTCGGGCGGGAGGTCCCGCTCTGGGTCACGGAGTTCAATGTACATCCGCTGGAGGATTTTACGCACCGCGGTTACTCGTTTCCGCTGCAGGCGGTCATGATCGCCGAGTATCTGGCGCTGTTCGCGCAGAAGGAGATCGAAAGCTCGCAGTATTTCTGCGTCGGCTGGTGGGAGTCGGATTTTTCGCCGTGGGACGGGAAGACCGGCGCGCCGCGCCCGGTCTTTCACGCCTATGCATTCTGGAAGGATTTCGCGGGAACCCGCCTCGCCGTGACGAATCCGGAGGAGGCGGAACTGCCGGTCGTCGCCTGCCGGACAGACGAGGGCGCGCGCATCGCGTATGTTCCGGCGCGCCGGGAGGCGAAGCTGCGGATCGGTTTTGAAGGCTGTTCCGAAGCGGACCGGGTTGCCGTGAATGGTTTTTACGGAGACTCCGTCATTCCGGTCGTGTTCTCCCGGAGCATGGCCGGCGGCGTCCTCTCCGTGGATATCGACTGGCCGCAGGGAGCGCGGGCGCTGCTGAAAGTCGAGGTGAGGCCGAAATGA
- a CDS encoding prepilin-type N-terminal cleavage/methylation domain-containing protein: MKKTSFTLIELLVVIAIIAILASMLLPALNQARDRAKSSACLNSLKQCVTGFLLYADDYRGVVQTHDWAGGGSGRKVWIDYVMPPGDPARKSAVCPSWSPFKYTVYPMATYGSNSEGVGEADGIFFLENNFLAFLNFKALKQPSRFTVLADSLCMNPGDALYGNQSFSLTSTGWYKIHIRHGERANLAFADGHAASHSHGDIFKLGWGSVWSSTGETDFRP; the protein is encoded by the coding sequence GTGAAAAAAACATCGTTTACGCTGATCGAACTTCTGGTTGTGATCGCTATTATCGCGATCCTCGCCTCGATGCTGCTGCCCGCGCTGAATCAGGCGCGCGACCGGGCGAAATCCTCCGCCTGCCTCAACAGCCTGAAGCAGTGCGTTACGGGATTTCTGCTGTACGCGGATGATTACCGGGGCGTGGTTCAGACGCACGACTGGGCCGGGGGCGGCTCCGGGAGGAAGGTCTGGATCGACTATGTCATGCCGCCGGGAGACCCGGCGCGCAAAAGCGCGGTCTGTCCTTCCTGGAGTCCGTTCAAATACACGGTTTACCCGATGGCGACTTACGGTTCCAACTCCGAAGGGGTCGGGGAAGCGGACGGCATTTTCTTTCTCGAAAACAATTTCCTCGCCTTTCTGAATTTCAAGGCGCTGAAGCAGCCGAGCCGGTTTACCGTCCTGGCCGACAGCCTCTGCATGAATCCGGGTGATGCGCTTTACGGAAATCAGTCGTTCAGCCTGACTTCGACCGGCTGGTATAAAATCCACATCCGTCATGGCGAACGCGCCAATCTCGCATTTGCCGACGGCCATGCCGCCTCGCACAGTCACGGCGATATTTTCAAGCTCGGGTGGGGATCGGTCTGGAGCTCCACCGGCGAAACCGATTTCCGCCCGTAA
- a CDS encoding helix-turn-helix domain-containing protein yields MEYFRKEWLFTVRDFPIFINSDIPLKNTLWHTHDFFELVLVARGHGEHRLSETVSYGIMQGDVFAISAGKVHCYTNTHDMLLYNILFEPEFLGSEWKELLEMPIIRSLENSPLHKFHLPMFTRSAAEVLLRRIIGELSMQPPSFRISVKALFLEFLVLLGRAQVKELHSSDYRQEAIHRAIIHMERNLARKLTLADISKHANLNKNYFCECFRNETGTSPWDYLIQLRVEKVKKLLSETDLPISEIAQMSGFCDQSYMSRAFRKTECMTPRSFRAAFRRISTGPAAIPPE; encoded by the coding sequence ATGGAATATTTCAGGAAAGAGTGGCTGTTCACCGTCCGGGATTTCCCGATTTTCATCAACAGCGACATTCCGCTGAAGAACACGCTCTGGCATACGCACGATTTTTTCGAGCTCGTGCTTGTCGCGCGCGGCCACGGCGAACACCGCCTGAGCGAAACCGTCTCCTACGGCATCATGCAGGGCGATGTCTTCGCAATCTCCGCCGGGAAGGTGCACTGTTACACGAACACCCACGACATGCTGCTTTACAACATCCTGTTCGAACCGGAGTTTCTCGGTTCGGAGTGGAAGGAGCTGCTGGAAATGCCGATCATCCGCTCGCTGGAGAACTCCCCGCTGCACAAATTCCACCTCCCGATGTTCACCCGCTCCGCTGCGGAAGTGCTGCTGCGCCGGATCATCGGCGAACTCTCCATGCAGCCCCCGTCGTTCAGAATCAGCGTCAAGGCGCTGTTCCTGGAGTTCCTGGTCCTGCTCGGGCGGGCGCAGGTGAAGGAGCTGCACAGCTCCGACTACCGGCAGGAAGCGATCCACCGCGCCATCATCCACATGGAACGGAACCTGGCCAGGAAACTGACGCTGGCGGATATCTCGAAACACGCCAATCTCAACAAAAACTACTTCTGCGAATGCTTCCGCAATGAAACCGGCACTTCCCCCTGGGATTACCTGATCCAGCTGCGGGTCGAAAAGGTCAAGAAGCTGTTGAGCGAAACGGACCTGCCGATCAGCGAAATCGCCCAGATGTCCGGTTTCTGCGACCAGAGCTACATGTCCCGCGCATTCCGGAAAACCGAGTGCATGACGCCTCGCAGCTTCCGGGCGGCTTTCCGCCGGATTTCGACCGGTCCGGCCGCAATCCCGCCGGAATGA
- a CDS encoding maltose acetyltransferase domain-containing protein has protein sequence MDIRERMKNGKLYFCTDESVAREQLQCLDKLYDFNQTRPSEMEKRQKLLKELLAEVGENCYVEPPLHANWAKNTHFGSNVYANFNLTLVDDTDIYVGDSVMFGPNVTLATAGHPIDPGLRRKVAQFNLPVRIGNNVWIGAGAVVLPGVTIGDDSVIGAGSIVTKDIPAGVVAVGNPCRVLRPINDRDREYYFRELKIDLR, from the coding sequence ATGGATATCCGCGAACGGATGAAAAACGGAAAGCTTTATTTCTGCACCGACGAAAGCGTCGCGCGCGAACAGCTGCAGTGCCTGGACAAGCTGTATGACTTCAACCAGACCCGCCCCTCCGAAATGGAGAAACGCCAAAAGCTGCTGAAAGAGCTGCTGGCCGAGGTCGGCGAAAACTGCTACGTCGAGCCGCCGCTCCACGCCAACTGGGCGAAGAACACCCATTTCGGCAGCAACGTCTACGCGAACTTCAACCTGACGCTGGTGGACGACACGGACATCTACGTCGGCGACAGCGTGATGTTCGGTCCGAACGTGACGCTGGCCACGGCCGGACACCCGATCGACCCCGGCCTGCGCCGGAAGGTCGCGCAGTTCAACCTGCCGGTCCGCATCGGCAACAACGTCTGGATCGGCGCGGGGGCGGTCGTCCTGCCCGGAGTGACCATCGGCGACGACAGCGTGATCGGCGCGGGCAGCATCGTGACGAAAGACATCCCGGCCGGGGTCGTCGCGGTCGGCAACCCGTGCCGGGTCCTGCGGCCGATCAACGACCGTGACCGGGAATACTACTTCCGGGAGCTGAAAATCGACCTGCGGTAA
- a CDS encoding ASKHA domain-containing protein, with protein MKLHVDSGGRRLDIDAPPGRHLSESLAEAGIRLDLRCGGNNRCGRCRVRLLSGRFAIAGKAYDADREGPREANACRLIPAGVEGRIEIPDSSLFRDGLLIETGFRCAPSGAASGPGESALAFDIGTTTVAAALVKDGAVLRTAGAPNAQSRFGDNVIDRIVAAGRSPETAAELRRVLVEETLNPLIAELAPASGSVRRIAVAANTVMSHIFCGLSPESIGVSPFRPLRLRFPAEPAANFGLAVDAETPVHVWPAISGSVGGDITGGIAVTGFGRVPDRLELLLDIGTNCEMILSDRGRKLAAAAAAGPAFEGGSSAVGCRARPGAVDHLAVSEAGYFRFHVIGGDLRRIDGICGSGLVDFLAGMRGAGLIDEFGRYNRARLGSLGRLEAGTPETGLLCRLSSQLAVSEADIEALLKAKAAIEAGVLALLGSVGRSPSELDALYLCGGFASALDLASARSTGLLPAVAADRIRICGNTSLAAAIQAAADPEILDQFESERPGFRDIPLNNLPEFEELYTRSLALN; from the coding sequence ATGAAGCTTCATGTGGATTCCGGCGGCAGGCGCCTCGACATCGATGCGCCGCCGGGGCGGCATCTGAGCGAATCGCTCGCGGAAGCCGGCATCCGGCTCGACCTCCGCTGCGGCGGCAACAACCGCTGCGGACGCTGCCGGGTGCGGCTGCTCTCCGGGCGGTTCGCCATTGCCGGGAAGGCGTATGACGCGGACCGCGAAGGCCCGCGCGAGGCGAACGCCTGCCGGCTCATCCCGGCAGGAGTCGAGGGACGGATCGAAATTCCGGATTCCTCGCTGTTCCGGGACGGCCTGCTGATCGAAACCGGCTTCCGCTGCGCTCCTTCCGGCGCCGCCTCCGGTCCGGGAGAGAGCGCCCTCGCCTTCGACATCGGCACAACCACGGTGGCGGCCGCCCTCGTCAAGGACGGCGCAGTGCTCCGCACCGCCGGAGCGCCGAACGCCCAGAGCCGGTTCGGCGACAACGTCATCGACCGGATTGTCGCCGCCGGCAGATCGCCGGAAACGGCAGCCGAGCTTCGCCGTGTTCTCGTCGAAGAGACCCTGAATCCGCTGATCGCCGAACTCGCCCCCGCTTCCGGCAGCGTGCGCCGCATCGCCGTCGCCGCCAACACGGTCATGAGCCACATCTTCTGCGGACTTTCGCCGGAGTCGATCGGCGTTTCGCCGTTCCGGCCGCTCCGGCTGCGTTTCCCGGCGGAACCGGCCGCAAACTTCGGCCTCGCGGTCGATGCGGAAACTCCGGTCCATGTCTGGCCGGCCATTTCAGGGAGCGTCGGCGGCGACATCACCGGCGGCATCGCCGTCACCGGCTTCGGGCGCGTCCCGGACAGGCTCGAACTCCTGCTCGACATCGGGACGAACTGCGAAATGATCCTCAGCGACCGCGGCCGCAAGCTGGCGGCGGCCGCCGCGGCCGGACCGGCTTTCGAGGGGGGCAGCTCCGCCGTCGGCTGCCGGGCCCGGCCCGGCGCCGTCGATCACCTGGCCGTCAGCGAAGCCGGGTACTTCCGTTTCCACGTCATCGGCGGAGACCTGCGCCGGATCGACGGAATCTGCGGCTCCGGACTCGTCGATTTTCTCGCCGGCATGCGCGGCGCGGGGCTGATCGACGAATTCGGCCGCTACAACCGCGCGCGCCTCGGTTCCCTCGGCCGTCTCGAAGCCGGCACGCCCGAAACCGGCCTGCTCTGCCGCCTCTCTTCACAGCTTGCCGTCAGTGAAGCCGACATCGAAGCGCTCCTGAAAGCCAAGGCCGCCATCGAAGCGGGCGTTCTCGCACTGCTCGGCAGCGTCGGCCGGAGTCCGTCGGAGCTCGATGCGCTCTATCTCTGCGGCGGCTTCGCCTCCGCGCTCGACCTCGCGTCGGCCCGTTCAACGGGGCTTCTACCCGCCGTCGCGGCCGATCGAATCCGCATTTGCGGCAATACCTCCCTCGCGGCGGCGATACAGGCGGCGGCCGATCCGGAGATATTGGACCAGTTTGAATCGGAGCGTCCCGGCTTCCGCGACATTCCACTCAACAATCTGCCGGAATTCGAAGAATTATACACCAGAAGTCTGGCTCTCAATTAA
- the mutM gene encoding bifunctional DNA-formamidopyrimidine glycosylase/DNA-(apurinic or apyrimidinic site) lyase has translation MPELPEAENICRALKRVMAGRTITRVEVFTPAMREPLTPLLSAGLEGLKVVDVRRRARYVVEELSDGRALLMHFGMTGVVRVESTDIPRRKHEHVFLHLDDGRAFRFECTRRFSVLKVCTLPEPGGFPAELDAFGVEPLTPAFDGTHLFKRSRGKTVNVKCFLMDNAVVAGIGNIYATETLFAANISPLRPAGKLTRRECGTLAAEAKRILARAIELGGSSISDFLNVDGTEGKFAQEIAVYGRAGQSCPRCGGMIETVRLGGRSSAWCPNCQK, from the coding sequence ATGCCGGAATTGCCGGAAGCCGAAAATATCTGCCGGGCCCTGAAGCGGGTCATGGCGGGACGCACGATCACCAGAGTCGAAGTATTCACCCCCGCGATGCGCGAACCGCTGACGCCGCTCCTCTCCGCCGGACTCGAAGGGCTGAAAGTCGTCGACGTGCGGCGACGCGCCCGTTACGTCGTGGAGGAGCTGTCGGACGGCCGCGCGCTTCTGATGCATTTCGGCATGACCGGCGTCGTGCGCGTCGAATCAACCGATATTCCGAGGCGGAAGCATGAACATGTGTTTCTGCATCTCGACGACGGGCGTGCGTTCCGTTTCGAATGCACGCGCCGCTTCAGCGTGCTGAAGGTCTGCACGCTGCCGGAGCCGGGCGGTTTCCCGGCGGAACTCGACGCATTCGGCGTCGAACCGCTGACCCCGGCTTTCGATGGAACACATCTTTTTAAGCGTTCGCGCGGGAAAACCGTCAATGTGAAGTGTTTCCTGATGGATAACGCGGTGGTTGCCGGAATCGGCAATATCTACGCGACGGAGACGCTGTTCGCCGCGAATATTTCGCCGCTGCGTCCGGCCGGGAAGCTGACCCGCCGCGAATGCGGCACACTGGCCGCGGAGGCCAAACGGATTCTGGCCCGGGCGATCGAACTCGGCGGCAGCTCGATCTCGGACTTCCTGAATGTGGACGGCACGGAAGGAAAATTCGCGCAGGAAATCGCCGTCTACGGCCGGGCCGGGCAATCGTGTCCGCGCTGCGGCGGAATGATTGAAACGGTCCGGCTCGGCGGCAGGAGCTCCGCCTGGTGCCCGAATTGTCAGAAGTGA
- a CDS encoding pyridoxal phosphate-dependent aminotransferase encodes MNDLKNASGFMCHLHPSATLAITAMAKEMKEQGHDVCSMCAGEPDFDTPQPIKDACIAALEAGKVTYTPASGAPELRKLLAAKFQKENGIRCAWDEIVVAPGAKYSCFTAIAALCGPGDEVIIPAPYWLSYPEMVTAVGAKVVEIPTRMENNYELDPADLEAAITENTRLLILNTPSNPTGAVYRRETLEKIAEIAVRRNIMILADEIYEKLTYDADKPHVSIASLSDEVNEHVVTVNGFSKTYAMTGWRLGYLRAPRWLARRIIAFQSHTTSNPTTFAQYGAIAALEGKADKEVRHMCEEFAKRRDLVYELISAIPGVKCIRPQGAFYLLCDVSSFGMTSEEFCNRLLAEEKLAAIPCCSFGAEGQIRLSYACSEENIRDAAGRLDAFCREHGN; translated from the coding sequence ATGAACGATCTTAAGAATGCATCCGGTTTCATGTGCCACCTTCATCCGTCGGCCACGCTTGCCATCACGGCAATGGCCAAGGAGATGAAAGAGCAGGGCCACGATGTCTGCAGCATGTGCGCCGGAGAACCGGATTTCGACACGCCGCAGCCGATCAAGGACGCCTGCATCGCTGCGCTTGAGGCCGGCAAGGTAACCTACACGCCCGCCAGCGGAGCCCCGGAACTGCGCAAGCTTCTCGCCGCGAAGTTCCAGAAGGAGAACGGCATCCGCTGCGCGTGGGACGAGATCGTCGTCGCGCCCGGAGCGAAATACTCCTGCTTCACGGCCATCGCGGCGCTCTGCGGCCCCGGCGACGAGGTCATCATTCCGGCGCCGTACTGGCTGAGCTACCCTGAAATGGTCACCGCCGTCGGCGCGAAGGTCGTCGAAATTCCGACCCGCATGGAGAACAACTACGAACTCGACCCGGCCGATCTCGAAGCCGCGATCACCGAAAACACCAGGCTGCTGATCCTGAATACGCCGTCGAATCCGACCGGGGCGGTCTACCGCCGCGAGACGCTCGAGAAGATCGCCGAAATCGCGGTCCGGCGCAACATCATGATCCTCGCCGACGAAATTTACGAGAAGCTGACCTATGACGCCGACAAGCCGCACGTCAGCATCGCGTCGCTTTCCGATGAAGTCAACGAGCATGTCGTCACGGTGAACGGCTTCTCCAAGACCTACGCCATGACCGGCTGGCGGCTCGGCTACCTGCGCGCCCCGCGCTGGCTGGCGCGGCGGATCATCGCATTCCAGAGCCATACGACCAGCAATCCGACCACCTTTGCCCAGTACGGCGCCATCGCCGCCCTCGAAGGCAAGGCGGACAAAGAGGTCCGGCACATGTGCGAAGAATTCGCCAAGCGGCGCGACCTCGTATATGAACTGATTTCGGCCATTCCGGGCGTCAAGTGCATCCGTCCGCAGGGAGCGTTCTATCTCCTCTGCGACGTCAGTTCGTTCGGCATGACTTCGGAAGAGTTCTGCAACCGGCTTCTGGCCGAAGAAAAACTTGCCGCCATTCCGTGCTGCTCGTTCGGAGCGGAGGGCCAGATCCGGCTCTCCTACGCCTGCTCCGAGGAGAACATCCGCGACGCGGCCGGGCGGCTCGACGCATTCTGCCGGGAGCACGGCAACTGA
- the lexA gene encoding transcriptional repressor LexA, translated as MKTLTEKQKNILEFIEEFLDREGMAPTVYEIAAHFDIKTSTVFAHLRALQRKKQLSRSSKARSISLINRPNSRNKVPQGALLIPLLGRVNAGAPAESLEYKEGEVCISSTLAPDCPPENLFALRVQGESMRDLGIYEGDIVIVAQTAVKPRSGDIVVALLQGGEVTVKSFFPKTQGRIELRPANPEYNVQIYPASEVSIQGRVIELRRKY; from the coding sequence ATGAAGACTCTGACGGAGAAACAAAAGAACATCCTTGAATTCATCGAGGAGTTTCTCGACCGGGAGGGAATGGCGCCGACCGTTTACGAGATCGCCGCCCATTTCGACATCAAAACCTCGACGGTCTTCGCGCATCTGCGCGCGCTGCAGCGCAAGAAGCAGCTTTCGCGCAGTTCGAAGGCGCGCAGCATCAGCCTCATCAACCGTCCCAACAGCCGCAACAAGGTGCCGCAGGGAGCGCTCCTGATCCCGCTGCTCGGCCGGGTCAATGCCGGCGCCCCGGCGGAGAGCCTCGAATATAAGGAGGGTGAAGTCTGCATCAGCTCCACGCTTGCGCCGGACTGCCCGCCGGAAAATCTGTTCGCGCTGCGCGTCCAGGGAGAAAGCATGCGCGACCTCGGCATCTACGAAGGCGATATCGTCATCGTCGCCCAGACCGCCGTAAAGCCCCGCAGCGGCGACATCGTCGTCGCGCTGCTGCAGGGCGGTGAAGTCACGGTCAAAAGCTTTTTCCCGAAGACCCAGGGCCGCATCGAACTTCGTCCGGCCAATCCGGAATACAACGTTCAAATCTATCCTGCCTCCGAAGTCAGCATTCAGGGCCGGGTGATCGAGCTCCGCCGCAAATACTGA
- a CDS encoding flavodoxin family protein, whose product MKSLVVYSSKSGNTKRVAEAVARGLGEDTVLATPADAPDYRDFDFVAVGFWIEKERPNFEVQKYLRRLKGKKVGVFFTLGADPASDHAQICLENVKPFFEENEVLGYFMCQGKIDPARVKWVRQMPPSEMLSTEHPAHWDRAALHPDVDDLARAAETFRSMAASLD is encoded by the coding sequence ATGAAAAGTCTGGTGGTTTATTCGTCGAAGAGCGGAAATACGAAGCGGGTTGCCGAAGCGGTCGCCCGGGGGCTCGGGGAAGACACGGTGCTGGCCACTCCGGCCGACGCGCCGGATTACCGTGATTTCGATTTCGTCGCGGTCGGGTTCTGGATCGAGAAGGAACGGCCGAATTTCGAGGTGCAGAAATACCTGCGCCGGCTGAAGGGGAAAAAGGTCGGAGTATTCTTCACCCTCGGCGCCGATCCGGCTTCAGACCATGCGCAAATCTGTCTTGAGAATGTAAAGCCGTTTTTCGAGGAGAACGAAGTGCTCGGATATTTCATGTGTCAGGGAAAGATCGATCCGGCCCGGGTCAAATGGGTCAGGCAGATGCCGCCGTCGGAAATGCTTTCGACGGAACATCCGGCTCATTGGGACCGGGCGGCGCTGCATCCCGACGTGGATGATCTGGCACGCGCCGCCGAAACCTTCCGCTCAATGGCCGCCTCGCTCGATTGA